One segment of Candidatus Polarisedimenticolia bacterium DNA contains the following:
- a CDS encoding CIA30 family protein encodes MSRTAACAIIGLLALAGAAEAARGQETAVSIDDFEDRDLVAGKGSAWVPLGDDLLGGMTTLRLKPIHKGAGGSRGALRLGGTIGSGPGVFGGAWTAVADGGRAADLGRLTGLRLSLRGQGDVLIGVRSGPMAKSVNYMAKVTATPAWSTVEIPFSRLQPQGKGLENETWNPREARWLGVQTIPGVSGPFSIEIDDVAWIGEDGSGAAPVPAPGEPPSSRSLIPDDAAPLRALPWRELARDGEGDGRPGLPDARALFVANDPSRPLAWFRIDLQDTPPSTWMGVNLALDTDGDPANGTAWWGKNTAFHFDRLVTAWLFRVGEAYYGTVGIASVEEVAAMNLTNQEEVHFALDRSAKRVYIGVPAALVESGGARAVAAVGSVFVFSDDLPNEGGAQLGTDEPRRAGN; translated from the coding sequence ATGTCTCGAACGGCAGCCTGCGCGATCATCGGCCTTCTGGCGCTGGCCGGCGCCGCCGAAGCGGCCCGCGGCCAGGAGACGGCGGTGAGCATCGACGACTTCGAGGACCGCGACCTCGTCGCCGGCAAGGGGTCGGCCTGGGTTCCCCTCGGAGACGATCTGCTCGGCGGCATGACGACACTCCGCCTGAAGCCGATTCACAAGGGAGCCGGCGGCTCCCGCGGCGCGCTCCGCCTGGGCGGCACGATCGGCTCCGGGCCCGGCGTCTTCGGCGGCGCCTGGACGGCGGTCGCCGACGGCGGCCGCGCGGCGGACCTGGGTCGGCTCACCGGCCTGCGCCTGAGCCTGCGCGGTCAGGGGGACGTGCTGATCGGCGTCCGGTCCGGCCCGATGGCGAAGTCGGTGAACTACATGGCGAAGGTGACGGCGACCCCCGCCTGGAGCACCGTCGAGATCCCTTTCTCTCGCCTGCAGCCGCAGGGGAAGGGACTCGAGAACGAGACCTGGAATCCGCGCGAGGCGCGCTGGCTCGGCGTGCAGACCATCCCGGGAGTTTCCGGACCGTTCTCCATCGAGATCGACGACGTGGCCTGGATCGGCGAGGACGGATCGGGGGCCGCGCCGGTGCCGGCCCCGGGCGAGCCGCCGTCGTCGCGGAGCCTGATCCCGGACGATGCGGCGCCGCTGCGGGCTCTCCCCTGGCGCGAGCTGGCCAGGGACGGCGAGGGGGACGGCCGCCCCGGCCTCCCCGACGCGCGCGCCCTGTTCGTCGCGAACGACCCATCCCGGCCGCTGGCCTGGTTCAGGATCGATCTCCAGGACACCCCGCCCTCCACCTGGATGGGGGTCAACCTCGCCCTCGACACCGACGGAGATCCGGCCAATGGGACCGCCTGGTGGGGGAAGAACACAGCGTTCCACTTCGACCGTCTGGTGACCGCCTGGTTGTTCCGCGTCGGCGAGGCCTACTACGGAACGGTCGGCATCGCCTCTGTCGAGGAGGTGGCGGCGATGAACCTGACCAACCAGGAGGAGGTGCACTTCGCACTGGATCGGAGCGCGAAGCGGGTGTACATCGGGGTGCCGGCCGCCCTGGTCGAATCCGGCGGGGCCCGGGCCGTCGCGGCGGTCGGCTCGGTCTTCGTGTTCAGCGACGACCTGCCGAACGAAGGGGGCGCACAGCTGGGGACCGACGAGCCGAGACGCGCCGGTAATTGA